Part of the Macadamia integrifolia cultivar HAES 741 unplaced genomic scaffold, SCU_Mint_v3 scaffold2776, whole genome shotgun sequence genome, CAAAGGTTTCTTTAATTAAGAATATGAGGTTGGGTTAATTGAAGTTATTATTTTGTTAAAATTGACagtgaaatggaattggcacaGTTTGAGAAGCCATTGACATGGGTATAAGCTCACAAAATTCACCTAAATTTACCTTCCTTGATCATGGTCTCAAAAATATGGAATCAGGTCGGTGAATTAATTGATCATCCCAATTTTAGTCGATTCAATATATTGATTCATTTCATAAAACCTCAGAATTGTTTAGTTTTCAGATCTGAGGGTCAATTTTAAGGCTTTTGAGACCAATTCcagttgataaaaaaaaaaattctaatccaTTTCGATTCTTGATTCTAACTTTTGAAATATTTGATACATCTTTGGATCAAAGTCTGGTCCGTATAAACAAAATCCTGGTTTTCTGCATTGCTCAGAAATGTTCAACAAAAACATGTCAAGCTAAAGAGATCGATAGTAGAAAAAAGTCACATTTTATCAATCCCTTACTAGTCTActcgtacgatcacctggtcgtCCGAGTTAGCATCCAATATATGTCCCATCTTCTGTCATTTCAAATATAAATAAGAGTATATTTGAAAATAACAAGGATATATGTCGAATACTGACTTGTATAATCAAGCAGTTGAACCATTTTCGTTATACCTCCATCAACATTAAAGTGAAAAGACCTTTTACCAATCTATCAccattaataataaaattaaagtgCCTTAATCAACggacagaaaggaaaagaaaaaaaaaaaaaaagcattgacCAAATCCCTTAAACCATTAACATTAAAGTAAAAAGATCCTTTACCAATCCATCaccattaaataaaaattaaagtgcCTTAATTTTAATGgccagaaagagaaaaagaccCATTTACCAATCCCTTACCACCATTTAAGATTAAAGTGCCTCAATCAAAGGCTGCCTCGTCTCATTTTTCCACCGAAAACAGACGAAAAAGATAAGAACCATCAAAACATGGGGAAATTGGCGCCATTGCTTTGGCCAAAGCGTCCCTTCATGTGGTGGGGTTGCAATAGCTTTGgtataattttcttttaggcGATGAGATTATTTAAATTCCAAACGTGATATCACGCATGCAAATAGCATACCTCATCTAACTGCCTTCAATGAAGCTGTAGAAAGTGACCACCACGCCCTATTCTATATATATTGGAATGCTTAAATGTACGTTTTCATTGGCTCTCCTGTTCATATAGGGGTCACGTGATCATGCTAcgttcttttctttattattattattattattattattattattattattattataagggCAAGAGATTGCTCTTATATATTGGGATGCCTAAATGCACGTTCTCATTGGCTCTCCTGTTAATATAGGGGTCACGTGATCATGTAGCattctttcctttattattattattattataagggCAAGAGATTGCTACTTGATCGTGTAGCCTTTGCACTAGCACAGGAGCCGATGAGAGTTCACACATGATCAAAAATAGTTCTTGGATTTTTTAGTTCACACAATTAAGGTGGGGTGGTAACTCCGTGCACCCTATGTCTGGGCACAGAAACCACGCTACAAAGTATCGTTCTTGTTCTCTCAGTATTATTAGGGTAGAGGAACTCTACCCATTCTGTGGCTCCTTCTACGCCGATGTGTGGGATCACCTTGAGCTCACGGTGGGGGTGGGTAGCACAATCTTTCCGTGCCCTCCTGTGTCTAAGTGTAAGGAATGCCAGACTGTCAATGTTCTTTTACATTTATTAGCATTTATTTAAGAATTAGTGACATTATGAGTCACCTAGGATTCTAGTAGTAGAATAATTGAGGATAAAGGCACTCTAGCTTCTAAATTAATCACCATGTCCTAGCAAGCTATATATTGGGCCTCTTAAGTCTCAAATCTTCACTTTCATCATCTTTGGTTCATAATATTATTCTCTTGCTACTATTTCCACGattccctttcttctctctatctACAACTTCATTCTCCCAATCTTCACAAGTTGTCTTTGTCTTCTACGAGTCTCATCTTTGTGTTTACATTTTGAACCATTTCAGTCATATCTCCATTCTCATTTACTCTGTTTTATCCCTTTTAGTCCACTTTACCAAGCTCTCATGGATTTCGTTGGGCCATTTGTTGGTGTTATTGACACATATCTGATTGCTCCCCTTGGTCGACAGATAAACTACTTGAAAAGCTCCAATAACAATGTCAATGACCTTCAAGATGTAGTTCGAAAGCTGAAGGCAAGGAGGGATGATGAGGAAACAACTCTAAAAGCAGCAGAAAACACTGGACAAGAGAAGACTGCCGTAGCACACGATTGGTTCGAGTCTGTAGATGGAATCGATAAGGATGCCCAAGTCATAGAAACAAAGTACAATCAAGGAAGGTGTGCAGGGGGTTGGTGTGTGAACTACTGGTCACGCTACAAATTGAGCAAGAGTTCTCTAAGCCTCAAGCAAAAGGCTATTGATAGGCTCAGTGAACAATTTGTTGTGGCAAAGCCTCCTTCTCTAAAATCTGTGATAGAGATGCCAACCGAGCCATTCCAGAACCAGACATCAACTCAACGCATGCTGCAGAAGATGCTTGATTGTATAGGTGATCCAGAAATTGGTATCTTTGGAGTATATGGTATGGGGGGAGTGGGTAAAACCACACTGGCCAAAGAAGTAAACAATCACTTCAAGAATGATTCTTGTTTTGAGTCTGTGATAATGGTCACAGTGTCTGCCACTCCCAAGATACCTAGTATCCAAAATAGTATCGGTAAGCGCATCGGATTACCAGATAATGGTAGGACTGGTGATGCATTGTTCGAAGCCTTAAGCAAGAAgaaatttctcataattttggATGATGTGTGGAGAAAAATAAAGCTCGAGGATGTTGGAATCCCTCACCCAGCTCAAAACAACAAAGGGAGCAAGATTCTTGTGACTAGCCGAAATCAAGATACTTGCACTGATATGGGTGCTAGTCAAACAATAAAAGTGCAGCCATTGTCTGAAGCTGAGTCGTGGGAGCTCTTCGTCAAAGTAGCTGGTAAACATGTTGTTGCCAATGACATAAAGCGCTTCGCTGAAAAAATTGTTGAAAGGTGTCAGGGTCTTCCCCTGGCAATTGTCACTGTCGGCCGGGCAATGGCAAATCGACATGGAGTTGGGGTGTGGAAGAATGCCTCAAGAGAAATGAAGCAATCAGCTAAAGATCTCCGAGGTATGATAGATGAAGTACTTGTTCCTTTGAAATTCAGTTTCGATAGATTAGAGAATGATATGCTTAGGAGTCTATTTCTTTACTGTGCCTGTTTCCCTGAAGATTATGACATAAGggtagaagatgagatgttAAATTATTGCGTTGGAGAGGGATTAATAGATAGATTAGGGAGTTTGAAAGCTGCTAGAGATAAATGTGAGGATCTGATTGAGAGCTTGAAAATTAGTTGCATGTTGGAAGATGGAGGGTCTGAAGGTAGTGTAAGGGTGCATGATATGATGCAAGAGCTCGCACTTTGGATTACATCTTCGGAGTCCGATAGTAGCCCCAAGTTCTTGATTAGGAATGGTGAATCAGTTAAAGAGGCACCAAAGGCTCATGAGTGGGTAGATGCAACAAAGATTTCACTAATAAATACCCAAATAGAGGAGTTGCCGGAGTTGGGAGAGAGTTGCCCAAAACTAAACACTTTGCTATACAGATACACATTTCTACACGCGGAGGTGATTCACAATTTAATTCCCCCAACAAATTTCTTCCAACACATGGATCATCTTAGCGTACTTGATCTTTCTAACACAGATTTGGAAT contains:
- the LOC122067241 gene encoding disease resistance protein RPS2-like, with amino-acid sequence MDFVGPFVGVIDTYLIAPLGRQINYLKSSNNNVNDLQDVVRKLKARRDDEETTLKAAENTGQEKTAVAHDWFESVDGIDKDAQVIETKYNQGRCAGGWCVNYWSRYKLSKSSLSLKQKAIDRLSEQFVVAKPPSLKSVIEMPTEPFQNQTSTQRMLQKMLDCIGDPEIGIFGVYGMGGVGKTTLAKEVNNHFKNDSCFESVIMVTVSATPKIPSIQNSIGKRIGLPDNGRTGDALFEALSKKKFLIILDDVWRKIKLEDVGIPHPAQNNKGSKILVTSRNQDTCTDMGASQTIKVQPLSEAESWELFVKVAGKHVVANDIKRFAEKIVERCQGLPLAIVTVGRAMANRHGVGVWKNASREMKQSAKDLRGMIDEVLVPLKFSFDRLENDMLRSLFLYCACFPEDYDIRVEDEMLNYCVGEGLIDRLGSLKAARDKCEDLIESLKISCMLEDGGSEGSVRVHDMMQELALWITSSESDSSPKFLIRNGESVKEAPKAHEWVDATKISLINTQIEELPELGESCPKLNTLLYRYTFLHAEVIHNLIPPTNFFQHMDHLSVLDLSNTDLEYLPDSLSCLVNLLVLRLQWCRKLRALPKLGMLRQLQFLDLSWCGKLDQEILGSECVEGVSSNLRYLNVEYSEVSIPVGVISRLHKLEELGLYKAEKIKWKMSAAVSSSSSSSSSSINMIHDVGEFSSLTSLTSLSIFFEDVIISDWFKPLAKTMTYLRLRRCRVIKQDALQALNESPNLRNLRFQDCLGVTWVPTRVAGDVEIDNCEDLEVLLDGTEEDVYQQDSFKVLWLTRLPKLKRICVSLAPLNCFAQLQTLGLWGCNSLKMVFSKGMPRLFNNLEVISITECERMEVIIEGEEEEGELVLEEGRRKSNVNGGGVIIISPFPRLRDLNLTDLPLLAELYSNHILDCPLIKEVRVRDCPRLKQNPLQLRNAEGLIVPSLTGEIEVMEEEIQASL